In Paenibacillus sp. FSL M7-0420, a single genomic region encodes these proteins:
- a CDS encoding MFS transporter produces MNTLNTPDRNTPRSSVLHNRSFLRLWIARIFSTSAFQMLSVAIGWQMYALTGSAYQLGLVGLAQFLPMLLLTLPAGQTADRYDRRTIVFLCQLTECLIVLLLVLGSIEGWLSAVHLLAAAAVLGACRTFESPASAALVPDIVDREQLPKAAAWSASAMQTAMIVGPSLGGVLVVWGTAAAYIASLAALLVSTVLIFFVKTVHFVKKLDAVSMDTFLSGLRFVFARKIILGTISLDLFAVLLGGATALLPIFAEDILKTGSLGLGLLRSAPAVGAIIVSLILTRYSVERAIGRMLFASLVVFALATMLFGISHSFWLSLFALVLIGGSDVVSVVIRSTLVQVNTPQEMQGRVNAVNSLFIGTSNQLGEFESGTMAGLVGAVPATVIGGVGTLIITVLWMYRFFPVLRTQKTYTAEEI; encoded by the coding sequence TTGAATACTTTGAATACACCGGATAGGAATACTCCACGCTCGTCTGTATTGCATAACCGCTCGTTCCTGCGCTTATGGATCGCGCGGATCTTCTCCACCAGTGCCTTCCAGATGCTGTCGGTAGCGATTGGCTGGCAGATGTATGCGCTGACCGGCAGCGCCTACCAGCTTGGACTGGTCGGGCTGGCCCAATTCCTGCCCATGCTGCTGCTGACATTGCCTGCCGGACAGACGGCAGACCGCTATGACCGCCGAACCATTGTGTTCCTGTGCCAGCTTACAGAGTGCCTCATCGTGCTGCTGCTCGTCCTCGGCAGCATCGAAGGCTGGCTCAGCGCAGTCCACCTGCTGGCAGCCGCAGCAGTCCTTGGCGCGTGCCGTACCTTCGAGAGTCCGGCCTCGGCGGCGCTGGTCCCCGATATCGTGGACCGCGAGCAGTTACCTAAGGCAGCGGCCTGGTCCGCGTCTGCGATGCAGACGGCGATGATCGTCGGCCCGTCCCTCGGGGGTGTTCTCGTGGTCTGGGGTACGGCTGCCGCTTATATCGCCTCGCTTGCCGCGCTGCTGGTATCGACAGTGCTGATTTTCTTCGTCAAGACTGTTCATTTCGTCAAAAAGCTGGACGCAGTCAGCATGGACACCTTCCTCAGCGGCCTGCGGTTTGTCTTCGCCCGCAAGATTATCCTGGGTACAATCTCGCTGGACCTGTTCGCTGTCTTGCTTGGCGGGGCCACGGCACTGCTGCCGATCTTCGCCGAGGATATTCTGAAGACCGGCTCGCTCGGTCTTGGCCTGCTGCGTTCCGCCCCGGCGGTGGGCGCGATCATCGTCTCGCTGATCCTGACCCGCTACTCGGTAGAACGCGCCATCGGCCGGATGCTGTTCGCCTCACTGGTCGTGTTCGCTTTGGCCACGATGCTGTTCGGCATCTCCCACAGCTTCTGGCTGTCCCTGTTCGCGCTCGTTCTGATCGGCGGCTCGGATGTCGTGAGTGTCGTTATCCGCTCGACACTGGTGCAGGTCAACACGCCGCAGGAGATGCAGGGCCGGGTGAACGCAGTGAATTCGTTATTCATCGGCACCTCGAACCAGCTTGGCGAATTCGAGTCTGGCACCATGGCCGGGCTGGTCGGGGCCGTGCCCGCAACAGTGATCGGCGGAGTTGGCACCCTGATTATTACCGTGCTCTGGATGTACCGGTTCTTCCCGGTCCTCCGCACCCAAAAGACGTATACAGCGGAGGAGATCTGA
- a CDS encoding DUF1835 domain-containing protein has protein sequence MAKAHGVSNERMEQEYVHIISGMSDAGSLKVAFSALGKRETSQVLAFNELFSIGPLSGLDTLTGMQNRHQWVGERDENYSISQHCHQENQLVRMSQTVKSIPPHKIIVIWVADNAHDQTGLRFVLHLLRDRIQPVRMVDVTELYHSAGIHSKEGVTPHFIGGTDREDYLYIVKSHGQGLPLQSDQRRRYELDWLRLAEENQMLRLWKDAAIISCDESAMDEVILRSVIELEQEQERNQARKGYVSAGSVFIRVLEVSRQLVDTSFIVNRMREMINRGVLLSHGDSEDLNQFSLRRASAD, from the coding sequence ATGGCTAAGGCACATGGAGTTTCAAATGAACGAATGGAACAAGAATATGTACATATTATTTCTGGCATGTCAGATGCAGGTTCCCTAAAAGTGGCGTTCAGTGCCCTCGGTAAACGTGAGACAAGCCAAGTGCTTGCTTTTAATGAATTGTTCTCAATTGGGCCCTTATCAGGCTTGGACACATTAACGGGAATGCAGAACAGGCATCAATGGGTGGGGGAACGTGATGAGAATTACAGCATCAGCCAGCATTGCCACCAAGAGAACCAGCTTGTCCGCATGTCACAGACAGTGAAAAGCATCCCGCCCCATAAGATCATCGTCATTTGGGTGGCGGATAATGCGCATGACCAGACTGGTCTGCGTTTCGTATTACATCTGTTGCGGGATCGCATACAGCCGGTGCGTATGGTTGATGTGACTGAGCTTTATCATTCAGCAGGGATTCATAGCAAAGAAGGGGTCACACCCCATTTTATAGGCGGAACCGATCGTGAGGATTACTTATATATCGTAAAAAGCCATGGTCAAGGCCTCCCTCTTCAATCTGATCAGAGAAGGAGATATGAATTGGATTGGCTCAGGCTGGCGGAGGAAAATCAAATGCTGCGTCTATGGAAAGATGCCGCCATTATTAGCTGTGATGAAAGCGCTATGGATGAGGTGATTCTCAGGTCCGTTATTGAACTGGAACAGGAGCAAGAACGGAATCAGGCCAGGAAGGGATACGTCAGCGCAGGGAGTGTCTTCATCCGGGTGTTAGAAGTCTCACGGCAGCTAGTGGACACTTCATTTATAGTAAATAGAATGAGGGAGATGATTAACCGGGGAGTCTTGTTGTCCCACGGAGATTCAGAAGATTTGAATCAATTCTCGCTTAGGCGGGCATCTGCAGATTAA
- a CDS encoding TrmB family transcriptional regulator, giving the protein MIEALRKLGLSDLEARCYLALHGQPPSSGYEVAKQVSVSRSNVYAALRSLVDKGVCRTVEGEPVTFAAIPVRQVVKLLQAEFERTARLLENELTHLPAAPPFFSNWKGDAQVDLAVKRLAANASTEILVDIWAEDLHQIEDTLLAAEERGIAVHLMVIGNITTALSHVIVHSVPAGGPKAARNFSILLDKETSLLGSFTRHSQASALESNHPAVLDVLQTSYYHDVVMMRIEQDFAQELEARYGKNYSLIFQEHPEMRGRKPEPASEPDSDRLEDDTL; this is encoded by the coding sequence ATGATTGAAGCATTACGCAAGCTCGGCTTATCCGATCTGGAAGCCCGCTGCTACCTGGCGCTGCACGGCCAGCCGCCCTCCTCGGGCTATGAGGTAGCCAAGCAGGTGTCCGTGTCCCGGTCCAATGTATATGCCGCGCTGCGCAGTCTGGTAGATAAAGGAGTCTGCCGGACAGTCGAAGGCGAGCCGGTTACCTTCGCTGCAATTCCGGTCCGGCAGGTCGTTAAGCTGCTTCAGGCGGAATTTGAGCGCACCGCCCGCCTACTGGAGAACGAGCTGACCCACCTGCCCGCCGCACCGCCCTTCTTCAGCAACTGGAAGGGAGACGCGCAGGTCGATCTGGCGGTTAAGCGGCTTGCTGCCAATGCCAGCACGGAGATTCTGGTAGATATTTGGGCTGAGGATTTGCACCAGATAGAAGACACACTGCTTGCCGCCGAAGAACGTGGCATTGCCGTCCACCTGATGGTGATAGGTAACATAACTACAGCGCTGTCGCATGTCATTGTGCATAGCGTACCGGCAGGCGGGCCGAAGGCCGCCCGGAACTTCTCGATCCTGCTGGATAAGGAGACCTCGCTTCTGGGCAGCTTCACCCGCCATTCGCAGGCTTCGGCGCTGGAGAGCAACCATCCGGCTGTGCTGGATGTGCTTCAGACGTCTTATTATCACGATGTTGTGATGATGCGCATAGAGCAGGATTTCGCCCAGGAGCTGGAGGCGCGTTACGGCAAGAATTACTCCTTAATATTCCAGGAACACCCTGAGATGCGCGGGCGAAAGCCGGAGCCTGCATCTGAACCCGATTCTGATCGCTTGGAGGATGACACCCTTTGA
- a CDS encoding phage tail protein, producing the protein MAYTVDFKEVSVQGLESSPVAEALAGLRANEARYFMNKYKHEFTVVPASESQETLDYVNGILSKERGLEFAAKPLQTSQFQVENIRFAYVFYEDGLALNVMYTVDDPKKRAVGFKLSEGMEIPKELEDKFKFARQKSKLAGTIRGSFFVIKGEY; encoded by the coding sequence ATGGCATATACAGTTGATTTCAAAGAGGTGTCTGTGCAAGGTCTGGAGTCGTCGCCTGTTGCTGAGGCGCTGGCAGGACTGCGTGCGAATGAAGCGCGTTATTTCATGAACAAGTATAAGCATGAATTCACAGTCGTTCCGGCCAGTGAAAGCCAGGAGACGCTGGATTACGTGAACGGGATTCTGAGCAAGGAGCGGGGCCTTGAGTTTGCTGCCAAGCCACTCCAAACGTCGCAGTTCCAGGTGGAGAATATCCGGTTCGCCTACGTTTTCTATGAGGATGGTCTTGCGCTTAACGTGATGTACACAGTGGATGATCCCAAGAAGCGGGCAGTCGGATTCAAGCTCTCGGAGGGGATGGAGATTCCGAAGGAGCTGGAGGACAAGTTCAAGTTCGCGCGGCAGAAGTCGAAGCTGGCCGGTACGATCCGGGGATCATTTTTTGTGATTAAGGGAGAGTACTAA
- a CDS encoding lysozyme inhibitor LprI family protein, with protein sequence MRKAILTTMLISSLLMAGCGNNEAGNGGTAATPETGQAATASPEVTPEVTPEPAAEATAEPAPEATAQAPAQTTAPEATPKASGAAGESQRQTYFDKLDKIEEGLGDLKAMSDSGVMTDMKEAASKEHERWDKALNEIYQELKVQLPEADMAKLKDEQLSWIKERDKAAEEAAAKYKGGTMEGLEYAATLASVTKERCYKLVELYMK encoded by the coding sequence ATGCGAAAAGCAATTCTGACTACCATGCTCATCTCCAGTCTGTTAATGGCTGGCTGCGGCAATAACGAGGCGGGAAATGGCGGTACAGCGGCTACTCCAGAGACCGGACAAGCAGCGACGGCAAGCCCGGAGGTTACACCCGAGGTCACGCCGGAACCGGCAGCTGAGGCTACCGCAGAGCCCGCACCGGAAGCTACAGCACAGGCACCAGCGCAGACGACCGCACCGGAAGCCACGCCGAAGGCCAGCGGGGCGGCGGGGGAATCGCAGCGGCAGACGTATTTTGACAAGCTGGATAAGATTGAAGAGGGCCTTGGCGATCTGAAGGCAATGTCAGACAGCGGGGTCATGACTGATATGAAGGAGGCCGCCTCCAAGGAGCATGAGCGATGGGACAAGGCGCTGAATGAAATCTACCAGGAGCTTAAAGTGCAGCTTCCCGAAGCTGATATGGCAAAACTGAAAGATGAGCAGCTAAGCTGGATTAAGGAACGCGATAAAGCAGCAGAGGAAGCTGCTGCCAAGTATAAAGGCGGAACGATGGAGGGGCTGGAATACGCGGCTACCTTGGCCTCAGTGACGAAGGAACGTTGTTATAAGCTGGTTGAGCTGTATATGAAGTAA
- a CDS encoding GyrI-like domain-containing protein, with the protein MAGYTIAEKDSFTVIGLGVELKSDYTDYAGIYKEKADFWQAVSEDGRLGLLKGIAANNYVFVVNEAVNGKMMHYAGVMAAAGAQIPQEARVIQFPKGEYLVVAGEGATTEELSNTVTGVAFGQALPQAEGYAYVGGPNAAVEMGSRDRSLYGEMWIPVVRN; encoded by the coding sequence ATGGCAGGGTATACTATTGCAGAGAAAGACAGCTTTACGGTGATCGGGCTGGGGGTCGAGCTGAAGAGTGATTACACGGATTATGCCGGGATTTATAAGGAGAAAGCGGATTTTTGGCAGGCGGTCAGTGAAGATGGCAGGCTCGGCTTGTTAAAAGGGATTGCGGCGAATAACTATGTGTTTGTGGTGAACGAAGCGGTGAACGGCAAGATGATGCATTACGCCGGGGTGATGGCAGCCGCAGGTGCACAGATTCCGCAGGAAGCCCGGGTGATTCAATTCCCTAAGGGGGAATACCTCGTAGTGGCAGGCGAAGGAGCGACAACGGAGGAATTAAGCAATACCGTGACGGGCGTGGCCTTCGGACAAGCCTTGCCGCAAGCAGAAGGATACGCGTACGTAGGAGGGCCGAATGCGGCTGTGGAGATGGGCAGCCGGGATCGCTCGCTGTATGGTGAAATGTGGATTCCTGTCGTCAGAAACTAA
- a CDS encoding helix-turn-helix transcriptional regulator yields the protein MKKVERINIIMRYINNRAHFTLTEIMREFNISRSTAQRDIREIEALGMPLVAEVGRDGGYSVMRNSILPVVRFTDNEVKALFIAFMATRNGQLPYLRSRQSLTEKLLALISENQQEELVLLNQILLFEGTHPGNPDLLDLSDLPHPMLDKLIRLLLADRYLQITCQEEQTNKSYSVYLLRLYQEKSLWLIECFDLDESRKRIIPVDLLTDVIPYPESKRLSAKKIKEKLSKQQVKNNLVLELGPRAIAQYRKYHPFRVALSYTNPYQTTAILKMEVEVNRTEELKEVTNWLLFLGDDLTMKEVPEEVRAELQARTGQFHP from the coding sequence ATGAAAAAAGTAGAACGGATCAACATCATCATGCGGTACATTAACAATCGTGCCCATTTTACGCTGACGGAAATCATGCGGGAATTCAATATTTCGCGTTCAACCGCTCAGCGGGATATCCGGGAGATTGAGGCGCTCGGAATGCCGCTGGTCGCTGAGGTGGGCCGGGATGGCGGGTATTCCGTTATGCGCAACTCTATCCTTCCGGTGGTCCGGTTCACGGATAACGAGGTCAAAGCGCTGTTCATTGCATTCATGGCGACCAGAAACGGCCAGCTTCCTTATCTCAGGAGCCGCCAGTCGCTGACGGAGAAATTGCTGGCGCTCATCTCGGAGAATCAGCAGGAGGAGCTTGTTCTACTCAATCAGATCCTGCTGTTTGAGGGCACCCACCCGGGCAATCCTGATCTGCTGGACCTGTCCGATCTCCCCCACCCTATGCTGGACAAGCTGATCCGGCTCCTGCTGGCGGACCGTTATCTGCAAATTACCTGTCAGGAAGAACAGACGAACAAGTCCTATTCTGTGTATCTACTGCGTCTCTATCAGGAGAAAAGCCTGTGGCTCATCGAGTGCTTCGACCTGGACGAGTCCAGAAAACGGATCATCCCGGTTGACCTGCTTACTGATGTCATCCCCTACCCGGAATCCAAACGACTGAGCGCGAAAAAAATCAAGGAGAAGCTGAGCAAGCAGCAGGTGAAGAACAACCTTGTCCTGGAGCTCGGTCCCCGGGCCATTGCCCAATACCGGAAATATCACCCGTTTAGGGTGGCGCTTTCCTATACTAACCCCTACCAAACTACCGCTATTCTGAAAATGGAAGTCGAGGTGAACCGCACGGAGGAGCTGAAGGAAGTCACGAATTGGCTGCTATTCCTAGGCGACGACCTTACTATGAAGGAAGTTCCGGAGGAAGTCAGAGCGGAACTGCAAGCACGAACTGGCCAGTTTCACCCTTAG